Genomic DNA from Nomascus leucogenys isolate Asia chromosome 10, Asia_NLE_v1, whole genome shotgun sequence:
TAGTGGAGGCAGCTGCTGAGGGTCTGAAGACCTGGGTCAGGGAGGATGGGGAGGACCTTGGGTGGTGCCAAAGACCACGCTCCAATTCTGCATGGCCAGTAGCCTTTGAGGAACATGACCCGTGGGCACTGAGGCAAGGGCTGCCTGCTCCCACGTCTACGTGTGCCAAGTATATGAGGCCGGACAGGTGGGGCCCTGCGAAGGGGGGGTCGAGGCACTCCAGCTAAGTGCGGTCATGCATGCGTGTGTGAACAGGGTGGCGTGTGGTCTGATGTTTCACGAAGAACCAGGATGCTGATCTCTAATTgtaactaatttaatttttaagtagacCAAGCAAAAAATACCTGGAGGCCTATGGTCAACCAGTTTGTGACCTCAGGGTTAGGGCTTGCAGTGGGGTTTAGGTTCAAGGTCAGGTATGGATAAGGCAGAGTTAATGCTGGAGTCAGGACTTCACtgtcactctgtgtgtgtgtgtggcggggcgGACGGTCCAAGTGGAGAAGCCGTGATGGCAGGAACTCCTTTTCAATGCTTAGTTTCTCCTCCTGCGCTGGGGCTGGGGGGTGTCCGGCGCATCCGCAGTGTCTTAAGTTACTTTATCtgttttcttgtatttctctttttttgcttccTGCAGTCCAGAGCTAACCTAAGCACATAGCTTCTGCAGATAACAACCCCTCCTTCAAGCACCCGGTGGGGCATGGCGTCGGTGTGCAGGGACTACGGGCCTACGGGCAGAGCAGCAGGACTCGGTGCAGGCAGAAGGCGGGCTGGGCTGCGGTGCCTGGGTCTGCCCCAGAGGAGCCTGCATGGCTGAGGCTCACTTGTTCTAGCTCAGTCTTAGGCTGGAGCTGCCAACTCTCCCAGGGCATGGGTGGGGAAGGTGTTGCCAAACCTGGTTCTCTCCCTGGCTCCCAACGCTGAGTGTGGATATCTGTCTTCTATCTATCTGGGCCATCAGCTCCTCCAGGCTCACTGCCTTCTCTATAGGTAGCACGTGGaaaggggtggggtgagggagaaACTGGGGCTCTGGAAGCCCGGCAATGCCTGCACGACTACGGAGGCACAAACTGTGGCCCCTTCTTCCTTTCAGGGTGCGGACGCATCGTCACTGCAGAAACGTGCAGGCAGAGCCGACCAGGTGAGTCTCTGTCCTCAGGTTCCCCTGCAGGGCCCTTGGTCCCCCTTGGCTTTGCTCCCGGGTCTGGGcaatctgaaattctctttcacCCCTCCATTCAATGGCTTTCTCAGCCGGGTGCAGGATGGCAGGAGGTGGCAGCTGTAACTTCCAAGGTGAGACATCTACCATGGACCCGCTGGGTTAGGTCCTGGCACTTCTTTTCTTGGTCTCCTACCCTCACCTCCCAAGTAACACTTGAAGAGTTGGGAGAGTTCTCGAGGGCAcgaggaggaggcggaggaggcggaggaggcgGTGGGCATTTGGGCTAGGACAGTAAAGGCAGGTGAGGGTGGGGGCCCTGGCTGGCTGGAGGAGAttctataaaagaaaacacatgacacaaggaggggagaaggcagGCGTTTTAGGAAAGGTCTGGTCCAGGCAGGAAGGTGGGATGTTTATTCCAGAGCAAAATGGCCTTCATCCGTTTGTTCTAACCCCCATGCCCACTTCTTCCACAGAGGTATAATTATAACCAGCATGCGCATCCCACTGCCTATGGTGGGCAGTACTCAGTCAAGACCCCTGCAAAGGTGAGACCTGCAACTGCCCTGTCTTCCCGCTGGGGGCTCTGCATGGGGGACAGGGAGAGAGGCTTTCACTGCCTGGGTCCTCTGGGTTGGTTGCCTGAGGCTGGATCCCGCTGTCTTTGAGTCCAGGCCTCCCCACCCCTTTGCAAGGGAGACTCGGGTCCCCGAGACAGTTTGGAAGTGGAGGGCAGGAGGGTTCAATGCGCCTCACACCCACCCAGtcagaaaagattaaaaaggaaCAGCAGCAACATAGAAAACTAAGAACCAACACCCTCTCCAAGAAGAATATAGGCTTTAAAAAATCATGACACCTGCAAAACACACGAGCAGCTCTTCCTCACAGGTTCCCTCTCTgtggaccattttttttttttttttttgacagagtcttgctcagtcgcccaggctggagtgcagtggtgtaatctccgctcactgcaagctccacctcctgggttcacgccattctcctgccttagcctcccgagtagctgggactacaggcgcccaccaccacgtccggctattttttttgtatttttagtagagacagggtttcaccatgttagccaggatggtcttgatctcctgacctcatgatccaccctcctcggcctcccaaagtgctgggattacaggtgtgagccaccgagcccggccactGTGGACCTTTTTTTTAGGGGGGAAGATGGAATGGAGGGTGAGGAAAGCAGACTAACACTTAGGGGAGGCCGGCCTGGGAATGCCTGGTTGGCAGTTAAATGAATGCTTTATtccacaaaggaaatgaaaagaaaaaatacgtgAGAATTTGGTTTCATTCCGTTGCAAAGAAGGCAATCTCATAACATCAGTAAATGAATATTACAAATTCGGCTGACAAAGCAATAGCAGGCTGGGTATTTCCATCTCTCACGACAATAAAGTCCCCGCCTTTGGGGAGAGGACCTTCCACTGAGAGACGAGAAACTACAGGCTGGTGAGAGGAGGGACATGCAGCTTCTACTGCCTGTGGCTTCCACTCTGCTGGGTTATCTGTGGCAATGTCTACCCACCTGGCAGGCCGAAGGGAGGCCTATCCTCTTTTGACCCCCTTGGTCAGTACGTGCCCAGGAACTATGTTCAATATCATCTTGGATCAAGTGCACTCGGGCTGATAAACGTGCCATGAAACCAACTCCACAGCCTGAATGTCCACAGTCAGACTGGAAAACCTTGGTGATAGCCCTGGTGTGAGCCTGCCCTTGCTGCTGGGCCCTTCATGAGCCGGGAGGCCATGGCAGGGTACAGGGAGGCCATGAGCCCCACATCACTTTCCTTTGATCTTTTTGCAGGGGGGAGTCTCGCCTTCTTCCTCGGTGAGTATGGGGGACTGAGCTTCATCTGGCTGGAGAGAGAAGGGGCCTGAGGCCAGAGGGTGTGGAAGGGACCCTGTGGTGGCCACTCAGACTTTCTCTTTTTCCGGCAGGCTTCCCGGGTGCAACCTGGCCTGCTGCAGTGGGTGAAGTTTTGGTAGGTGAGTGTCAGAGTGAGCCGACCCAGGCCGCATCCTGGGAGTGGAGGCACAGTCACCCGGGGCAGGGCCGGGATCTTGGTATATCCTCAGATCTCAGTGGGCAGCAACATGAAGTCAAGTATGCTCTGGGTGGACGCTATAAAGGTGTTAAGGAAGAGGGGACCTCATGGTGGGGTGTGGAGAAAGACCCATAATAAAGTGAtctagggccgggtgtggtggcttatgcctgtaatctctgcgctttgggaggctggggtgggaggatcacttgaggctgggagtttgagaccagactgggcaatatagcaagaccccatctctaaaaaaacaaaacaaaacaaaacaaaacaaaacaaaacaaaccattccagcctgggaaacatggcaaaaccccgtctctactaaaaatacaaaaaattagccaggtgaggtggtgcatgactgtaatcccagctactccggaggctgaggtgggagaatcacctgagcttgggaggttgagtctgcagtgaactgcgatcgcgccactgtactccagcctgggcaatcacatgagaccttgtttcaaaacaaacaaacaaatgaaaaacattagccccacatggtgacacatgcctgcagttccagctacttggaaggcagaggcaggaagatagcttgagcccaggagttcaaagctgcagtgagctatgatcacactactacactccagtctgggcaacagagggagaccctgtctctaaaaaaaaaagaaagagagagagagaaagaaagaaacaaagggagaaaggaagaaggaaaatgaccTAGGGCCCTCGGAAAGCACCCTAAGGTGGGACCACATAGGCACAGCTCTGAGAAGAGAAGATGGTGTTGTAGATGGAGCACAGGGACCGGGATAGGGATGTTACAGGGGAACTGTGAAGAAAAGAGCCTCCTGGTGGAAGGGTTCAGAGGTGGGACGCAGCGAGACTGCATGGGCGAGAGGTGATAGCTTAGCTCGGCAGAACCACAAATTCTGTTTTAGGAGGAGCAAAAGTGAGGGGCACCACAGGCGAACAGGTAGGACAGCAAAAGAATAGTGGGTGCCCAGACGGTGGGTGAAAAGATGCGCTGTTTCCGCAGGCTTAGGAGTGGCCACGTGctaccatttgattttttttcttctaggcaATTTCTTCCAACCACCGCCAAGGCCCCGAAAAGCACTGGTCGTCAGGGAGTTCCTCCCCTTGGCCCCCAGCCTGTGCCAGCCCTGGCCCGGCTGCCGCacctctgtttcctaggctggggACCCAGCTTGTCTCTCCTTGTTTCTTCCCGCTGCACTGTGGTGCTTCAGTGACCACCAGCCTCATCGGATATACCAGCATCTTTCTCTACCTGCTCCCTTTTGTGACCTGAAGTCACTGTGACAGTTCTCCAGGAAGGAGGAGCTTCCTACTTTTGAGTTTCTCTGTGGAAATAAAACATGAATCTTGTTTCCCTACGACtttctcaaattttattctttaatgctATGTTGATGGCCTGGCTCAGGGAGGATGGAAGAGTGATTCAGGGGCAGCTAATCTGCCTTCTGCCTGAAACTGGTATAAAGCACAGAGGGTGAGAGAGATGAGACCTGGGATTTATTTCTGACAAGCAGCCTGcattatgcctcagtttcctcatctgtaaaaaaataatCATTGCCCAACCTATACCTGaataccattctttttttttttgagactgaatctcactctgtggcccaggctggagtgcagtggcacgatcttggctcactgcaacctccgcctcctgggttcatgcaattctcctgcttcagcctcctagtagctaggattacacgcatgcaccaccacacctggctaatttttgtgtctttggtacagatggggtttcaccatgttggccagggtgttctcgaactcctgacctcaggtgatccacccgcctcagcctcccaaagttgctgggattacaggcgtaagccaccatgccggctTGAATACTGTTCTTTTTGCACTTGAAGCAGCCACAGGTGTTTTGTCGGCCTGAAAAAGCGACAATGGAAATATTCAAGTCAGGAGCAGGGGGAAAGAGGTTGTTCAAAACGGGAGGTCAGTCCCAGAAGGTCAGGGAGAGGGCAGGAAACAGGAGCGAGGTGCTGGTAGAGACTGTGCTTATCCACATGGACAGGCTGCTGTGGGGATGGGGGCGTGGTTGGGGAGATGAGCTTAGGAAGTTGGGGGCACTGGATCTAAACCAGGGCCTTATCTCAGGCACCGAGTGCCCTGTGTTTCCAGGATacagaggaagggaggcagaaCACTTCCGTCCCATCACTGTACCAATGAAACAGGAGAGGCTGCGGCGCAGCCTGAGCCAGGCTTATCCCACGCTGAAGAGCCCATGGGACTGGGCTGGGGGTCTGCAGTTGGGGCCCCTAAGTCCCACCAAGCTGGTCCAACATGCCCGGATTAAGGATCCCCCACCCCTTTGTCCCCCTGGCATCCCTGCAGGGGACAGGAAGTAAAAGGTGGACAGGAGGCGCCCTGCCAGCCTAAGTGACTCCCTCCAGGTTTGAGTTCCCTAAGGACATGGCCCCCATCTGCCTAGGTCACTCTCCACCCACAGGACAGGCACAGGGTCTCAAACAGTGGATGTATACGTGAAAGAAACCCGGCTCAAAACTGACTTGAGGAGACCAAGCTGACCCAGTCGGCCTGCCTGGGAGGGCCGCTCCTCTGCTCGGCCTCCCTTCTCTCCTGGGTCCTGAAATCCTGACGCTGGTTTGTACTTGTCCTCCGGGGTTCAACGCCATAGGAGGGCCTTGCAGTACCTCCTAGAGGCCACAGGGGGGAGAGCGCGGGGCTCTCCCAGGGAGGACGCTCCGTCCTCGCTGCACAGGGAGCTTCCCGGAGCGAGCGTGGGTCGGGGTGGGAACCCGAGGGGAGCTGAGGTCTCCTCAGCCCAGTCCCTGAGGCACTGGGGGAGACGCGGAGGTGAGCAACACGGTTCTTGGCTCCTGGGATGTTCTTGGCCCAAAGAGCTGAAAGCGGCTCTTGAAAGCTTAGAGTGGCACCCGAGGCAGGCTAAGGTCCCCTGGCATAAGGGGCCCTCCAATGAAGGGTGGGTACCCCTTTCTCCTTTCAGGGCTCCTCCAGTGACCTCCTGAAGCCCCAACTTCCATCTTATTCTTTAGATCCCATTCTTCCACAACGCCCAAGAAGGAGCCCCTGCTCGGAACCTACTACCAGCTTCTCATTAGCCCTGGAATAAAATCCCCATTCCTCACCACAGCTCTATGCGATGGGCCTGCCCTCCCTCTCTGAGGTCCTTCTGGGTCACTGGCACAGGCCATCAGGGAACATGGGCAGCTGTTACCAAGGTCTTCAGAAAGCCAGAGCTTCATCTGCTTTTAGGACTAATTTCAAATGTCCCTCCCTGGGCcacctttttaaatttgtattttaaaagagaacgggatcttgtcatgttgcccaggctggtctggaactcctgggctcaagtgatcctcctgcctcagcctcctaaagtgctgggactacaggtgcgagccactgcactcggccctcAGGCCATCGACCAAGGAAACCCTGTCAGCATCATATGGCCCCGTTTTCTTCGCAGCACCTGTCCTTCTCTGAAGTCATCTTGTTTGTGTATCTATTTTTTGTTACATTATGATGTCTCCTTCGCTAGGACATGGGATCCATAGGGCAGGTCTTTTGTCCATCTACAGCCCCCAGCACCAAgagccaaataaatatttacaaattagccAATGGAGGGATGGATTGGAATTAAGTGGGACCAATCCAGGAAGACTTCCTGGGAGAGGTTTAAGCACAGGGCACATAGGGTGGGCGGCAAAGGAAGAAACCAGACCTGCTGGTGGATGAGGCTGCTTTCTTGGGTGTGACAACAccgatggagggaggaagggatgggaCAGGGATGCCCTGAGTTCTGCCCTCTAACACTCCACACGCCAGCCCCCTTTCTCTCACAGGATTCCTGGCTTCCCACCTAGTGTTCACCAAGGCCCCGAAAACCCAGTGTCTATCTCTTGGAATCCCCACTCCCTCCCTAGACCCAGGAGGCTGGCTGCCAGGCCCTAGGTGTGTCTCACAATGGGGCAATCCAGGCTGGGCCTCGCCTCCTACCCACACTCAAGTTCTGGCagatttggggtggggtgggggcaggcctGTGGGAAAACAGAGGTTTACTGGTATTCTCAGTGAGGGAGCTAGGAAGTCAAGCCGACCTGGAGATGTGATGTTGCAGAGCCAGTCTCTGGGGCTGCCTGACTCCATTAACCCTCCGTGATTCATCCAAAGCTGAGCTGAATATTGGGCAGATTTTCCTGCCGCGCATCACCTGAGCTGCTGGGACCCTCTCCCAGGGAGAACTCCCTGCCCCTCTCTTTCCCCATCTGCCCAAGCCAACTCAGGGAACATAAACTACTGAGGCAGCGTagatggaggaagagggaggagttTGGAGAGAGACACTGGCTTCTAAAGCTGGCACTTACAGCAAAACTCACATCAAGATGGAACTAGCTGGGCGCCGtactcactcctgtgatcccagcactttgggaggccgaggcaggaggatcacttgaggtcaggagtttgagaccatcctggccaacatggtgaaaccccatctctgctaaaaatacaaaaattagctgggtgtgatggcgcacgcctgtaatcccagctactcgggagactgggaGAGGAGAATCattcaaacctgggaggtggaggttgcagtgagccaagatcataccactgcactccagcctgggcaacagagcaagactctgtctcaaaaacaacaaacaacaaacaaacaaacaaaaccccaaaaagcTACCCTTAGAAAATCTACCAGGAAGGTGCCAAGTGGAAACAAATCGTGAGTCCAACACAGACAGCTTTTTTTCCAGCATAGGA
This window encodes:
- the DMKN gene encoding dermokine isoform X15, with translation MFNFDTFWKKFKSKLGFINWDAINKNQVPPPSTRALLYFSRLWEDFKHNTPFLNWKAIIEGADASSLQKRAGRADQRYNYNQHAHPTAYGGQYSVKTPAKGGVSPSSSASRVQPGLLQWVKFW
- the DMKN gene encoding dermokine isoform X17, producing the protein MNMKLATASALLLLLLGLAWTQGSHGWGADASSLQKRAGRADQRYNYNQHAHPTAYGGQYSVKTPAKGGVSPSSSASRVQPGLLQWVKFW